A stretch of the Amia ocellicauda isolate fAmiCal2 chromosome 10, fAmiCal2.hap1, whole genome shotgun sequence genome encodes the following:
- the hsbp1l1 gene encoding heat shock factor-binding protein 1-like protein 1, with protein sequence MAESNPKTTQDLSDYMETMMQNLQSKFQAMSDQIVSRMDEMGNRINALEKNVADLMTQAGMEEPQADIKYN encoded by the exons ATGGCAGAAAGCAACCCCAAAACAACGCAGGACCTATCAGATTAT ATGGAAACAATGATGCAGAACCTACAAAGCAAGTTTCAAGCTATGTCTGACCAGATTGTCTCAAGAA TGGATGAAATGGGAAACCGCATCaatgctctggaaaaaaatgtggCAGACCTAATGACGCAGGCAGGAATGGAGGAGCCACAGGCAGATATCAAA TACAACTAG
- the txnl4a gene encoding thioredoxin-like protein 4A: MSYMLPHLHNGWQVDQAILSEEDRVVVIRFGHDWDPTCMKMDEVLYSIAEKVKNFAVIYLVDITEVPDFNKMYELYDPCTVMFFFRNKHIMIDLGTGNNNKINWTMEDKQEMIDIVETVYRGARKGRGLVVSPKDYSTKYRY; encoded by the exons ATGTCGTATATGTTACCTCATCTCCACAATGGCTGGCAGGTGGACCAGGCCATCCTCTCTGAGGAGGATCGAGTGGTCGTCATCAGGTTTGGCCATGACTGGGATCCTACCTGCATGAAAATGGATGAAGTGTTATATAGTATTGCTGAAAAG GTGAAGAACTTTGCTGTAATTTATTTGGTGGACATCACAGAGGTGCCAGACTTcaacaaaatgtatgaattATACGATCCATGCACTGTCATGTTTTTCTTCAG GAATAAGCACATCATGATTGACTTGGGCACTGGTAATAACAACAAGATTAACTGGACCATGGAGGACAAGCAGGAGATGATAGACATTGTGGAGACTGTTTACAGAGGGGCCAGGAAAGGACGTGGTTTAGTGGTGTCTCCCAAAGACTACTCTACCAAGTACCGATACTAA